The nucleotide sequence GCGAGCTGCGGCCCATTAGCGCGCTTCTATCGCTCACTCACTAGGCCATTCTATCCACTGCTAACAAGCTATCTAAGCCATTCTATCCACTGCTAACAAGCTATCTAAAACATTAGTATCTTCTAACTAAAAGAAGAAACCAATTTCCGGCATTTTATAGATTAAAAAAATCATACCTTTAAACAAACTTTATGGATTTGAAAAAAACACAAATTTTATAGTGTTTAtggatttaaaaaaaaattgaatttggtTTGTCTCAAGAATTTAATTTTCCCAAATTAGAAAACATCATGGATTTTAAATTTTaaattttttatttaatttattaaaccaaaaaacttaaatgttcatgaatttttaaaataaaaataatgaTAAAAAATACGAAAACGAAAATGAAAATGATGAAACGAAAAACGGTAAAAGGAATTAACAAAGGCTGAAAAAGACGAAATAACTGTCCAGAAGATTCTAGATGCTTTTCGAAACCAGTTTCTATGGGAAGCTTGTTTTGGGTCAACACGTTTACTTCACTTGCTCACTCTAGGTGTGCACTATGGACATGTTTGGTTGTTAACTGAACTTTACCGCACTTTTGTTGCTAAGTTGTGGCAtgccataaaagtgtgatgaataAAATAGGCCACAAGTGTAACAAGATTTGACAAAAGTATATGTATATGACAGATGGGACATGCTGCTAAAGAAGTGTGGTATGCCACTATAGTGACCGTACGTGAAACAGATAATAGTTTGGCAATGTGTGGCCATGAATTAGATGATCTTATGTATGGAAACATACAATACTTTGGTAATATTTCGACGGGAATATTGAGAGGTTTATTCAAACGAAGGCTTCGCCCATTCCAGCATCTTTTCAATTGATGCATCCATATTTATGTTGACAACATAGGGATTATGTTGGCACCAAGCATGGCCAGGTAACACTAACGCATGCTGCCTGGGAAGGTCCAAATGAGATAGAGATTCTCTTGTCTTTCTGACAGAGTTCGCCGGATCAATATCCTGGCCGTAAGTGCATCGGTTCCAAGAATATATGCCAGATGGGCCACATCACCGTGATGATGGTCGCTCGTTCTTGTTAGAGAACATTTGATCACATGAGATGTCTCTCGCCCAATTGCTCAGATGGAGGCACAGTAATTTTATGCCAAGTAGTAGACATCCCTCCTCCCAAAATCGCCTTGCATGCAGGACAAGAGCATACTCCAATTCTTTTGTCTGTCGCTTCTCagtagggatgtaagtggcaaataaatggcATCCGCAaatcccatctagttagtttttgctagcttgctagttcattttcctcaaaaaacaaaaactcttttaaACTATCATACTATAAGTGGACTTTAAACGGGACCAGTTTACATCCCTATTTCTCAGATGATGCATATGCTATCATCCTTTGATGTGCCTATATCTCATAGTGCACTCGTGAGGTACGATGCCCAGTAAGACATGCCACAAATACACTCTTTCAGGACAAGCTTGACAGGTCAAACGGTTTTCCACAAATGTTATTCATCAACTGAAGTTCATGGAACACGCCCTTCATCTAGAGCTCGATACGTAGATCTAATCGTGTACAAACGATATTAACATCGTCGCTATCAACGCCATGTCTAGTTCACATCAACGTGCCCATGCAAAGAAATCCACACCACCACCTTGCCCAAGGCGAATATTTCAAATGGCCTCCACATCCGGAAGGATAAAGGTGTCCCGAATTAAAATCTTCGCCATGTCTAGTTCACATCATCTATAAGATCATTGACACATTCGACATCAGTAGCAGCCGGCTTCAACAGTGGAGACATGGTTAGAGTGGAGGGAATCTTTGTGCATTCACGCATTGATGTTTGAGTCGTCCCAAACTCTCTGTATGAGACCTGCCTGCAACGTCTCCCACCTAGCGACAATAGTCCTCCAAGTTGCCGAGGGTAACTGGGTACAGACGCTTGCATAAAATCACAATGTGGAAAGTATCTTTCTTTCATAATTAGACACATAGGGTGTTGTCATGAAACGCCAACCATGTTTCCCCAACAGGGCCAAGTTAAACAAATGCAAATCTCTTCCGCCTTTGAACTTGCGATGCCAGTTTTCCCAAGAAACCAAATGAATGGATCTCTCTTATCAATGAATATTTTGCCATGCAGGCGGTTAGGTTTTACAAACCTTTTTGGTCAGCAAAAAACAGATCTGAAAGCACCACCATTTTGGACAAGCCACATCTTTGGACCGGCATTACGTCCGTGCGTACATACATACCCGGTGTACACGTACGTCTGGGTCACGAGACTAAAATGGAAAACAACATGGACAACTCATTTGGCTGGATGGTTAGATGAACATTGGTATCCCCATCCAGCAGGGTTCCAGTCAtagacttgacattggtgctcgtattttctggatttattctagaCCATCTCGTGATGTGCATTTAGTGGAAGGAGATGTTACCGTCGACTACGAAGACGTCTGTGATGacttgatcaatcacaagatgatatGCCGCCTCTCGAATGTGCTCATACGGGTAGGACGTGCGTGCGTGCATTTATAGGTAtgaactagcaaatatgcccgtgcgttgcaacggaagacaaAAAAGAGTATGCGCTAATCAAATAGGTGTGACTCAATACCCTGGTATATGAGCATACTCTATTTTAACACAGTGGCTCACCATGTtgccatttaattttttttcatcCTCACCGATGATAGTCACAATGTCCACATGATCATAATGCATTCGACGTGGTAAATCCCAAGGATATGAGCTTGTCATTATGTTGCCCATACGTTGCAACGAGAGACAGAAAAAGTATGCGCTaaccaaataagtatgactcaataccTTGATATATGACCGTACTCTATTTAACACAGTTGTTCACCATGTTGCTACTATATTTTTTTCTTGCCCTCACAAATGATGGTCGCCATGTCCATCTGATCACAATGCATTCAACGTTGTAAATCCCAAGGCTATTAGCTTGCCAATGCATGCCACACTTGTCATTATGTAGCGCAACGGAATGTTTAAACTTAAAAAACAAATCTCACACACCACGAATTACTCCCAACGCCAAGAAATAAAAAGAGTTTCGAGaaactaatcaaatcctagacataaaaGACTTCTGAATTGGTAAACAGTTTTTCGAAtcgacattttttttgaaattttggatTTTATCAAGAAAATAACAAACATTAGTTTTGTTTACGAACATTTTTCAAACGTAATTTccaattcattaacattttttgactCAACAGTTTTTCTTGAATCGATGAACTTATTATAAAAATTggggaacaaaattttaaaaaatatttatttttatttttgtaaaCATTTTCTAAAGTTTCATGGACATTTTTTTTCAGatttctgaatattttttgaatatacGATCATTTTAccaaaatcatgaacatgattttTTCCAACCATTTTTTTGAATCgtgattttttataatttgcaaacagttttgcaaaactaccaacattttttgaatctgtgaAAATTTTATGAATttgtaaacattttttgaattcacgtaTATTTTTTTATTTCTCAAATTAAACTCAaacttcaaaattttgaaaataccgaattagcttaaagaagaaacaaaatataatgagaaaagaaaaataaaataaaaataacagTGGAGTGAAgccccgcacatgggccggcccatgaaggcATACATGGGGGAGGACATGCGTGAGAAAAGGGAGTTAAAAAGTGTGGAAGCCAATGATCGAAGGAGATATGCGTCAACCACTCTTGTTGATCGGtggcttagagcaactccaacgggccgacccaaatggacggcaATTTCGTCCGCCTTTTGTTCGTTTGGGTTGGCCGTCCGCCCTGCATCCGTCCTCttttagatttgggtcggcagCATGCCAACGCGTCGACCCATACGTGCCAGCGTGGCCGACTGGCCGCCCAATATTTACATTGATTTGCATTCAAACATATTATCAAATAACACAGTTTTATCGAATAAAAATATTATAGttttacaagccggatacaagtaaaaatgtttcacatagttttgcaaacgaataaaagaagatacatctattggttgccaacatgagcccacatatgctcaaccaaatcattttgtagCTGCACGTGAGTTTttcaatcacgcatgtcttcatgaaattgggtgaactgttcaaatgttgccgctactccatactcaggcacaacattctcacgcTGAAACCGaaacccttgatcgtacagacgtaccggccgctcgtcttctacgatcatattatgcatgatcatacaagcagtcatcacctctcaCAGTTTCTTCGTGCTCCAGTTATTagcgaacgatgccccatcgagattgcaaaacaccaaacgcacgctcgacatccttcctggcACTCTCTTGCTCATGGGCAAATATTTTCCTCTTCTTtccgacagggttgggtattgtcttgacaatagtggtccactgaggatagataccatcacccaggtagtatcctttgtcgtagttgtgtccgttgacagtaaagttcactggtgggatgttgccttcggcaagcctagcaaacaccggcgagcgctgaagcacgttcatatcattgtgtgatccagacatgccaaagaaagagtgccagatccagagattttgagacgccacggcctctaatatgacagtgcaagcTGGCGAGGGGAGTCGCGGCGCGCACGGACCAGCTAGCTGCCTTGCTGACGTCCAACGAGTGGGTCGGCGTCTGACGAGCGTGCCGGTGAGGAACTGACCCCTCTTGGTCGCGGGCGGCTGTGCGGTTGGGGGAGCGGCGGTGGGAAGCAGTTTGCTCATcggcggtggcggggcgacggggggAGTGAGCAGCGTTGTTGAGCGGATGTGGAGGCGGCAGCAGCTGGCAGAGTCGCAGGCAAAAAAggacggcggcgtcggcgacgaaggaggcgggcgagggttgctgttggctggggggggggggtggggaggCCAATGAGCCACCGACCAGCAGGCTCGGGGAAAGGAGAAGGCGAGCGTgcgcgcgtccgcgccgacgcaaatccggctcaaaaatgaaCCGGGATGGGTTGcccgcggacgaaaagcggacgcgtgtccgtttgggtcggtgcgTTGGGCCGACTTCTCTGTCcatgccgacccaaacggacggcgacgGACGAGATGGATCGcctcattggagttgctcttatatcGGTATCACCTCTATAAAACAACAAAGTAGGACAGCAACTTGTGATCCAAAAAATCAAATCGTTTCTTCACTACTAATGGATGATATAGAGGGTAATTTATACCAACTTTGGGTTTTTTTTTGTACAGACCGGCAGAAGCGATAGacactttattattaggtaaaagTAAAGATATATGTGCATATGTATGTATTATGAGGTGGGAAAAATATGAAGGTGACAATTCTCTCGGGGCGCGACTGGTGCAGGGTCTCAAAGGCAGCTGGTTGCGTTGGACAGTTGGAAGTTTGGAACTCGGACTCATGTACGCACGGTCGCACCACACACCTGGGCACCTGGCTACCTATAGAGTGGAACCAGCTTTGAAGTCAGGAACGAGAATTGACCAACTACGAACTTGCAACTCACCAAACTTTTCTGAATCCTGTATGTATATATAGGCCGCGTCTGCATGGTACAGTTGCATGCATAAGGAGTAGAGTACGTGCTCCAACTGTTTCGTAGCTACCTGAGGAGTGTCAGCCAGCTGCTCGAAGATGGCACGGCAAAATGCTGCCTCGGCGCTCGCCGCGGCGTTGGTCGTCGGAGTCTTCGCACCCATCCTTACCGGTAAGCTACCAACCTGCACGACCCCGTTGATCACCAGTGTCAGACTAGGAGTCTATGACTGATTATTCGCAATGTTATCGTGTGCAGTGGTGCAATCCATCGGCGTGTGCAACGGGATGCTCGGCGACAACCTGCCGTCGCGGGCCGACGTGGTGCAGTTCTACCAGTCCCAGGGCATCGGCGCCATGCGCATCTACGCGCCGGACCTCGAGACGCTCCGGTCCCTCGACGGCACCGGCATCGACCTCATCATGGACGTGGGCAACGGAGacctcgccgccctcgcctccGACCCTGCAGCCGCGGCCGGCTGGGTCCGGGACAACGTGCTCGCCTACCCGGGCGTCCGCTTCAAGTACGTCGCTGCCGGCAACGAGGTGGACGGCGGCGACACGCAGAACATCCTCCCGGCCATGAAGAACCTCAACGACGCGCTCGCCGCGGCCGGCCGCGGCGACGTCAAGGTGTCCACCGCGGTCAAGATGAGCGTGCtcgcgtcctcctcgccaccctcCGACGGCACGTTCAAGGACGCGTACATGACGGACGTGGCCCAGCTGCTCAAGACCACCGGCGCGCCGCTCCTGGCCAACGTGTATCCTTACTTTGCCAAAAAGGGTGACCCCACCATCGACCTCAGCTACGCGCTCTTCCAGCAGAGCACCACGACGGTGAGCGACAACGGCCTCACCTACATCAACCTCTTCGACGCCATGGTCGACGCAATGTACACTGCGATGGAGAAGGTGGGCGCAGCCGGCGTACCCATCGTGGTCTCCGAGAGTGGGTGGCCGTcggcaggcggcgtcgaggcgaGCGTCGGAAATGCGCAGGCGTACAACCAGAATCTGATCAACCACGTCGGCAATGGAACGCCAAAGAGGCCCGGGCCGCTGGAGACGTACATCTTCGCCATGTTCAACGAGAACCAAAAGGACGGGGATGAGACGGAGAAGAACTTTGGGCTGTTCAACGGCCCCGATAAGTCGCCGGTGTACCCTCTAAGTTTCAACAATTAATTAAAGACGGAATGCATATTCATGCCTGCATACGTATCTACTACTTCGATCTCAATAAGCCGCAAAATAATTCATGCAAACACTTATTAACTAGGTAAGATCGGTGATATGAATAAGACCCATTATGTTGCATAAAGGATCGTTTCCCCTTCCGTACAAAAATGTTGTTAACTTGGGATGTACAGCGTTTGATTTCACGTTCAAATTTGACTGATATGCCACTGAAATTGTGTTGATGGAATAGTTAAATCATACCACGTCCTACCTTTTTTCTTACGACATAACACGTCCTACCTAGTTTTACACGGTGTCTGGTCAACACAAGTCAAACACGACCAATGAAAGTCCAAACAAGCCCATGATCAACAGAAGTCACAGAGACAAGTCCATATAGAACGTCTTGGTCGACGagtaatagttattcttcacccctttATTTTAACATCAACAcatcgtaattttacgttccgtcaATTTTGTCTTATTTTAAACGTAAAAAGAGAaagtaagaaaatat is from Triticum aestivum cultivar Chinese Spring chromosome 3A, IWGSC CS RefSeq v2.1, whole genome shotgun sequence and encodes:
- the LOC123059356 gene encoding glucan endo-1,3-beta-glucosidase GII, with the translated sequence MARQNAASALAAALVVGVFAPILTVVQSIGVCNGMLGDNLPSRADVVQFYQSQGIGAMRIYAPDLETLRSLDGTGIDLIMDVGNGDLAALASDPAAAAGWVRDNVLAYPGVRFKYVAAGNEVDGGDTQNILPAMKNLNDALAAAGRGDVKVSTAVKMSVLASSSPPSDGTFKDAYMTDVAQLLKTTGAPLLANVYPYFAKKGDPTIDLSYALFQQSTTTVSDNGLTYINLFDAMVDAMYTAMEKVGAAGVPIVVSESGWPSAGGVEASVGNAQAYNQNLINHVGNGTPKRPGPLETYIFAMFNENQKDGDETEKNFGLFNGPDKSPVYPLSFNN